A region of Ferruginibacter albus DNA encodes the following proteins:
- the tgt gene encoding tRNA guanosine(34) transglycosylase Tgt has translation MSSLQFQLQHTNTDSKARAGKIITDHGEIETPIFMPVGTVGSVKAVTQQQLNADVQAQIILGNTYHLYLRPGLDVLETSGGLHKFNGWHKPILTDSGGYQVFSLANNRKITEEGVIFQSHIDGSKHLFTPENVMDIQRSIGGDIIMAFDECPPYPSEYKYAKDSMELTHRWLDRCFTRFNATPDRYGYTQNLFPIVQGSTYKDLRIASAEFIASKNAAGNAIGGLSVGEPTEMMYEFTSLCADILPLDKPRYLMGVGTPWNILECIALGIDMFDCVMPTRNGRNAMLFTSKGVINIDNKKWEKDFSVIDDGIDCEMSNYYSKAYLRHLVKSKEILALTIASVHNLAFYLWLVKQARKHIIEGDFISWKNNMVLNLQQRL, from the coding sequence ATGTCTTCTTTACAATTTCAACTTCAGCATACCAATACAGATTCCAAGGCCAGGGCAGGAAAAATCATAACTGATCATGGCGAAATTGAGACGCCGATATTTATGCCTGTAGGAACGGTAGGAAGCGTAAAAGCTGTAACACAACAACAGTTAAATGCAGATGTGCAGGCACAAATCATTTTAGGAAATACCTATCATTTGTATTTACGGCCTGGTTTAGATGTACTGGAAACTTCGGGCGGACTGCATAAATTCAATGGGTGGCACAAGCCCATATTGACAGATAGTGGCGGCTACCAGGTTTTTTCTTTGGCTAACAATAGAAAGATCACCGAAGAAGGAGTGATCTTTCAATCGCATATAGATGGCAGCAAACATTTGTTTACTCCTGAAAATGTAATGGATATCCAGCGCAGCATTGGCGGCGATATTATTATGGCATTCGATGAATGCCCGCCTTATCCCAGCGAATATAAATATGCCAAAGACAGTATGGAGCTTACGCATCGCTGGTTAGACAGGTGCTTTACCCGTTTTAATGCCACACCTGACAGGTACGGCTATACGCAAAATTTATTTCCTATTGTTCAAGGGAGTACCTATAAGGATCTAAGAATTGCATCAGCAGAATTTATAGCTTCTAAAAATGCAGCAGGCAATGCTATTGGTGGCTTAAGTGTGGGAGAGCCAACTGAAATGATGTATGAATTTACTTCTTTATGTGCCGATATCCTGCCTCTAGATAAACCCCGCTACTTAATGGGCGTAGGCACTCCGTGGAATATTTTGGAATGTATTGCACTGGGAATAGATATGTTTGATTGCGTGATGCCGACACGCAATGGAAGAAATGCTATGTTGTTTACGTCTAAAGGTGTAATTAATATTGATAATAAAAAATGGGAAAAGGATTTTTCTGTGATCGATGATGGAATTGATTGCGAAATGAGTAATTATTATAGTAAAGCATATCTTCGTCACCTGGTAAAATCAAAGGAGATACTGGCATTGACAATTGCGAGCGTACATAATCTGGCTTTTTATTTATGGCTGGTAAAGCAGGCTCGTAAACATATTATAGAAGGCGATTTTATTTCATGGAAAAATAACATGGTTTTAAACTTGCAACAACGATTGTAG
- a CDS encoding glycosyltransferase, with protein sequence MLYYLVLYVRLALYKTHKKDISQTHPVTVIICARDEAANLAKNLPGSLLQQYRTTHEIIVVNDNSFDDSKYVLEELQRQFRQLNIVELKQEAKLIPGKKFPLSIGIKAAKYEIVLLTDADCVPASELWIDKMQQTFDDDTEIVLGYGAFHKTKGLLNKLVRWETFHTALQYFSYALAGIPYMGVGRNLSYKKTIFFRHKGFSAHNHIPSGDDDLFINMAATKTNTKINIDKDAFTLSAPVKTWSQWKKQKQRHYSTGKYYKPKHKFLLGAYSFSQFVFYPLLAASLIFYCWQLALIVFGVRFLIQAIVLYPAMKKLNEQDLYPAFLFFDIWMFFYYLIFAASIVKKPKQSWK encoded by the coding sequence GTGTTGTATTATTTAGTGCTATATGTGCGGCTGGCATTATATAAAACACACAAAAAGGACATTTCACAAACACATCCTGTAACTGTAATTATTTGCGCCAGGGATGAAGCGGCAAATTTAGCAAAAAATCTGCCCGGTTCTTTATTGCAGCAATATCGTACTACGCACGAGATTATCGTAGTAAATGATAATTCATTTGATGACAGCAAATATGTATTGGAAGAATTACAACGCCAGTTTCGCCAATTGAACATTGTTGAATTAAAGCAGGAAGCTAAATTAATTCCGGGAAAAAAATTTCCTTTAAGCATCGGCATAAAAGCAGCCAAGTATGAAATTGTTTTATTAACAGATGCAGACTGCGTTCCCGCCAGTGAATTATGGATCGACAAAATGCAACAAACATTTGACGATGATACGGAGATCGTATTAGGTTACGGCGCTTTTCATAAAACAAAAGGCTTATTAAATAAATTGGTTCGCTGGGAAACCTTTCATACTGCTTTGCAATATTTCAGTTATGCATTGGCCGGTATTCCTTACATGGGCGTTGGTAGAAATTTAAGCTATAAAAAAACAATTTTCTTTCGACACAAAGGCTTTTCGGCGCACAATCATATACCCAGCGGAGATGATGACCTTTTTATTAATATGGCTGCCACTAAAACAAATACTAAAATAAATATCGATAAAGATGCTTTTACTTTAAGCGCTCCTGTTAAAACATGGAGCCAATGGAAAAAGCAAAAGCAACGCCATTACAGTACAGGAAAATACTATAAGCCAAAGCACAAATTTCTATTAGGGGCATACAGCTTTTCACAATTTGTATTTTATCCGCTGCTGGCTGCCTCTTTAATTTTTTATTGCTGGCAATTGGCATTAATAGTTTTTGGCGTTCGCTTTTTGATACAGGCAATTGTTTTATACCCCGCAATGAAAAAACTAAATGAACAGGACCTCTACCCTGCTTTTCTTTTCTTTGATATATGGATGTTTTTTTATTACCTCATCTTTGCAGCATCTATTGTAAAAAAGCCTAAGCAATCGTGGAAATAG
- the rsmG gene encoding 16S rRNA (guanine(527)-N(7))-methyltransferase RsmG, whose product MEIVLKYFDDFSETQLQQFAALKDLYTEWNEKINVISRKDIDNFYEHHVLHSLAIATQFDFTPGMQIMDLGCGGGFPGVPLAIFFPDVHFHLVDSIQKKLKVIDAVAAATNIKNITTQHTRVEDIKDKKFDIVVSRAVAPLKDLWNWSKPLLKKNNTSTSGLICLKGGDLSKEIAESGCKPLIWELESLYTEAFFKEKYMLQVPLK is encoded by the coding sequence GTGGAAATAGTTTTAAAATATTTTGATGACTTTTCTGAAACACAGCTTCAGCAATTTGCTGCATTAAAAGATCTGTATACTGAATGGAATGAAAAAATAAATGTGATCTCCCGCAAAGACATCGATAACTTTTATGAGCATCATGTGCTACACTCTCTGGCAATTGCAACACAATTTGATTTTACCCCGGGCATGCAAATAATGGACCTGGGTTGTGGTGGTGGTTTTCCCGGCGTACCATTAGCAATATTTTTTCCTGATGTTCATTTTCATTTGGTTGACAGTATTCAAAAAAAACTAAAAGTAATAGATGCCGTTGCTGCTGCTACCAACATAAAAAACATCACTACTCAACATACCCGTGTGGAAGATATTAAAGATAAAAAGTTTGATATAGTGGTTTCAAGAGCAGTTGCGCCCTTAAAAGATTTATGGAACTGGAGCAAGCCTTTGCTCAAAAAAAACAATACCTCTACCTCTGGCTTAATATGTTTAAAAGGAGGCGATCTTTCTAAAGAAATTGCCGAAAGCGGTTGCAAACCACTGATCTGGGAGCTTGAAAGCCTATATACAGAAGCATTTTTCAAGGAAAAGTATATGTTACAGGTTCCACTTAAGTAG
- a CDS encoding GNAT family N-acetyltransferase: MTNNIIIQKIEVTDAEVLSALAKQTFYDTFTGTCTEEDMQGFLEQYFNVVQITKELEEKDSFNFFAMIDNAPAGYIRFKQDDESFPQINKWKAIELKRLYIQKKFHGKGIAQQLMGLFLDHAVSNKYEAAWLGVWEFNFRAQKFYGKYGFIDSGYRHDFPIGNTPQTDLWFWKFF; the protein is encoded by the coding sequence TTGACGAATAATATCATCATACAAAAAATAGAAGTTACCGACGCTGAAGTTTTATCTGCTTTAGCAAAACAAACCTTTTATGATACATTTACCGGAACCTGTACAGAAGAAGATATGCAGGGTTTCCTGGAACAATATTTTAATGTTGTGCAAATAACAAAAGAATTGGAAGAAAAGGATAGTTTCAATTTTTTTGCGATGATCGATAATGCTCCTGCAGGGTATATCCGCTTTAAACAAGATGATGAAAGCTTTCCGCAAATAAATAAATGGAAGGCAATAGAATTAAAGCGATTGTATATTCAAAAAAAATTTCACGGAAAAGGAATTGCACAACAATTAATGGGATTGTTTTTGGATCATGCAGTTAGCAATAAATACGAAGCTGCGTGGCTCGGCGTATGGGAATTTAATTTTAGAGCGCAAAAATTTTATGGTAAGTATGGCTTTATAGATTCGGGTTACAGACACGATTTCCCGATTGGCAATACCCCGCAAACAGATCTATGGTTTTGGAAATTCTTTTAA
- a CDS encoding M1 family metallopeptidase, which yields MKKEFFLSLLALCNVVAFAQPDRWQQHVKYTMNVDVNVTTNRFTGKQQLEYTNNSPDTLKKVFYHLYWNAFQPNSSMDVRSRELGKIMINQKRPDWDNRVRDRIVNLTPDEIGYDSVVSLKMNGILQSLKYHETILEVDLAQPILPRSKVVFDVAFKCQVPLQIRRSGRDNPTTGVRYSMSQWYPKMCEYDYEGWHPTPYVAREFYGVWGDYDVTVNIDKTYKLGATGTLQNANEIGWGYDVPNSDLKPTEKDTRIWHFTGSNIHDFVWAADPDYIHLVRKTYAGGPIINVIYKNKPKDKDNDAQWTTLADAAVKVLPFIEKTFGKYPYPVYSFIQGGDGGMEYPMATLLVGPGLDGAFHEWMHSWFQMMLGTNESMYAWMDEGFTSYAENLVMKFYTGHASIDEYKDALKQDPENNNLKDLLSMLPDDHCDGYAGYFQLEKSGFEEPLTTHADHFNTNYAYSIASYCKGEMFLEQLGYIVGAPVRDKILLEYYKQWRFKHPNADDFVRIAENVSDIKLDWYKEYWCSTTKTINYSIDSLWEENGVTKIRLKRIGLMPMPIDLQLTFKDGSSEVHYIPLNLMFGEKPNENAKETRIVHDEWRWTHPTYVVEIKQRLTNIRKVEIDPSKRMADVDRKNNLLELKW from the coding sequence ATGAAAAAAGAATTTTTTCTTTCGTTGCTTGCTCTATGTAACGTTGTAGCGTTTGCTCAGCCCGATCGTTGGCAGCAACATGTAAAATATACAATGAATGTGGATGTGAATGTTACTACGAATCGCTTTACAGGCAAGCAACAATTAGAGTATACCAACAATTCTCCTGATACCTTAAAGAAAGTGTTTTATCATTTATACTGGAATGCATTTCAGCCAAACAGCAGTATGGATGTGCGTAGCCGTGAGTTAGGTAAAATAATGATCAATCAAAAGCGTCCTGATTGGGATAATAGAGTTAGGGACAGGATCGTAAACCTTACACCTGACGAAATCGGGTATGATTCTGTAGTATCATTAAAAATGAATGGCATTTTGCAATCATTAAAATATCACGAAACAATTTTAGAAGTAGATCTTGCGCAGCCTATTTTACCCAGGTCAAAAGTAGTATTTGACGTAGCTTTTAAATGCCAGGTTCCTTTACAAATTCGTCGCAGCGGAAGAGATAATCCTACTACCGGGGTTCGTTACAGCATGAGTCAATGGTATCCTAAAATGTGCGAATACGATTATGAAGGATGGCATCCTACTCCTTACGTTGCCAGAGAATTTTATGGTGTTTGGGGAGATTACGATGTTACTGTCAATATAGATAAAACATATAAATTAGGTGCAACAGGAACATTACAGAATGCCAATGAAATAGGGTGGGGATATGATGTACCAAACTCAGATCTGAAACCAACGGAAAAGGATACACGAATTTGGCATTTTACCGGTAGCAATATTCATGATTTTGTTTGGGCTGCTGATCCTGATTATATTCATTTGGTACGTAAAACCTATGCCGGAGGTCCCATTATTAACGTTATCTATAAGAATAAACCAAAAGATAAAGACAATGATGCACAATGGACAACATTGGCAGATGCTGCAGTAAAAGTGTTGCCGTTTATTGAAAAAACGTTTGGTAAATATCCTTATCCTGTTTACTCTTTTATACAAGGCGGTGATGGCGGCATGGAATATCCAATGGCAACATTGCTGGTAGGACCGGGATTGGATGGCGCTTTTCATGAATGGATGCACAGCTGGTTCCAGATGATGTTGGGAACGAATGAAAGCATGTATGCCTGGATGGACGAAGGTTTTACAAGCTATGCGGAAAATTTGGTAATGAAATTTTACACGGGGCATGCTTCTATTGATGAATATAAAGATGCATTAAAGCAAGATCCCGAAAATAATAATTTAAAAGACCTGTTAAGCATGTTGCCTGATGATCATTGCGATGGATATGCAGGCTATTTTCAATTAGAAAAAAGCGGGTTTGAAGAACCGTTGACCACTCATGCCGATCATTTCAATACTAACTATGCATACAGCATTGCATCTTATTGCAAAGGAGAAATGTTCTTAGAACAATTGGGTTACATTGTTGGAGCTCCCGTGCGGGATAAAATTTTATTGGAATATTATAAGCAATGGCGATTCAAACATCCAAACGCAGATGATTTTGTACGTATAGCCGAAAATGTCAGTGATATTAAATTGGACTGGTACAAAGAATATTGGTGCAGCACTACCAAAACGATCAATTATTCTATTGATAGTTTATGGGAAGAAAATGGTGTAACTAAAATCCGTTTAAAAAGAATTGGGTTAATGCCAATGCCGATAGATTTGCAATTGACATTTAAAGATGGTTCTTCAGAAGTGCATTACATTCCGTTAAATCTAATGTTCGGCGAAAAGCCAAATGAAAATGCAAAAGAAACAAGGATTGTACATGATGAATGGCGTTGGACCCATCCAACCTATGTTGTTGAAATAAAACAGCGTTTAACCAATATTAGAAAGGTTGAGATCGATCCTTCTAAACGAATGGCGGATGTGGACAGGAAAAATAATTTATTAGAGTTAAAATGGTAA
- the rsmI gene encoding 16S rRNA (cytidine(1402)-2'-O)-methyltransferase codes for MKLYLVPSPIGNLADITFRAIDTLKTADLLLAEDTRTSSVLLQHYQIQKPITPYHQHNEHKVLQHLIEQLQAGKTMALLTDAGTPGISDPAFLLVRECIKNNIEVECLPGATAFVPALVNSGLPINNFCFEGFLPLKKGRQTFLKNLTEEERTMVFYESPMRLVKTLHDFIEYFGAERQCCVSRELTKKFEENKRGTLQQVCDYFNSKTVKGEIVIVVAGK; via the coding sequence ATGAAACTCTATCTTGTTCCATCTCCAATAGGTAATTTAGCTGATATAACTTTTCGTGCAATTGATACATTAAAAACAGCCGACCTTCTTTTGGCAGAAGATACCCGGACCTCTTCTGTATTATTGCAGCATTATCAAATACAAAAGCCCATCACGCCTTATCACCAGCACAACGAGCATAAAGTTTTACAACATTTAATTGAGCAATTGCAAGCCGGTAAAACAATGGCATTGCTTACAGATGCTGGCACGCCGGGGATTAGTGATCCCGCTTTTTTATTAGTAAGGGAATGTATCAAAAATAATATTGAAGTAGAATGTTTACCCGGAGCTACGGCATTTGTGCCGGCATTGGTAAATAGCGGACTACCCATAAATAATTTTTGTTTTGAAGGATTTCTTCCATTAAAAAAAGGAAGACAAACTTTTTTAAAAAATCTTACAGAAGAAGAAAGAACGATGGTGTTTTATGAAAGCCCGATGCGATTGGTTAAAACCTTACATGATTTTATAGAATACTTTGGTGCAGAACGCCAATGCTGTGTTAGCAGGGAGCTCACAAAAAAATTTGAAGAAAATAAACGAGGTACTTTGCAACAGGTCTGTGATTACTTTAACAGTAAAACTGTAAAAGGCGAAATCGTAATTGTTGTTGCAGGAAAATAA
- the purS gene encoding phosphoribosylformylglycinamidine synthase subunit PurS, with translation MTFTAQIKVMPLKELLDPQGKAVKSGLDNLGLNNVQDVRIGKNIVLQIEAASADSAKATAEEAAKKLLANPVMEMFEVSIS, from the coding sequence ATGACCTTTACTGCACAGATAAAAGTAATGCCGCTAAAAGAATTATTAGACCCACAGGGAAAAGCTGTAAAAAGCGGATTAGATAATTTGGGTTTAAACAATGTTCAGGATGTACGCATCGGTAAAAATATTGTTTTGCAAATAGAAGCCGCTTCAGCCGACAGTGCAAAGGCAACTGCAGAAGAAGCCGCTAAAAAACTATTGGCAAACCCGGTAATGGAAATGTTCGAAGTATCGATCAGCTAA
- a CDS encoding CDP-alcohol phosphatidyltransferase family protein, which yields MKQIPNLFTLTNLFLGAVAIVFALQTQSVLIYTNDEFASSFNIPENLSVAALLLFFAAVVDFLDGFVARLFKATSEMGKQLDSLADVVSFGVAPGVIVYQLLRMSYAQEEMGLDVSIFLLLPAFLISCAAAYRLAKFNIDTTQQYGFKGVPTPAVGLLIASFPLILHFPSGFININEWLINKWFLYSVIIVVSWLMVSNLPLLALKFKNFSFKNNQPQFILIALGIVAVLLLRWLAIPVIFIAYIILSLLFKNKQST from the coding sequence ATGAAACAAATTCCCAATCTTTTTACGCTCACCAATTTATTTCTGGGTGCTGTGGCAATTGTATTTGCATTACAAACGCAAAGTGTATTAATATATACAAATGATGAATTTGCCAGCAGTTTCAATATTCCTGAAAATTTATCAGTAGCCGCGCTTCTATTATTTTTTGCAGCTGTTGTAGATTTTTTGGATGGCTTTGTAGCTCGTTTATTTAAGGCAACTTCAGAAATGGGCAAGCAGTTAGATTCATTGGCGGATGTAGTAAGCTTTGGTGTAGCACCGGGAGTAATAGTGTATCAATTATTGCGAATGAGCTATGCCCAGGAAGAAATGGGATTGGATGTGTCCATTTTTCTATTATTACCCGCATTTTTAATTAGTTGTGCGGCAGCATACCGCCTGGCAAAATTCAATATAGACACAACACAACAATACGGCTTTAAAGGTGTGCCAACTCCAGCAGTTGGGTTATTGATAGCATCCTTTCCGTTGATATTGCACTTTCCTTCCGGTTTCATCAACATAAACGAATGGCTTATCAACAAATGGTTTTTATATTCGGTAATAATTGTAGTAAGCTGGCTCATGGTCAGCAATCTGCCTTTATTAGCATTAAAATTTAAAAATTTCTCCTTTAAAAATAACCAGCCTCAATTTATATTAATAGCATTGGGAATAGTTGCCGTATTATTGTTGAGGTGGCTGGCAATTCCGGTTATTTTCATTGCTTACATTATTTTATCTTTGCTCTTTAAAAACAAACAATCAACATGA
- a CDS encoding T9SS type A sorting domain-containing protein, with protein sequence MKFVLNFFIALFFITTIQAQCPPGASGIEVRNPTCTGGCGVLLQGWPPGVIVNIFTAVPLDSIGSSGVIGPSGAAFVCIPCHQDLIFASNVPNALNGCVIIYNVVLPVTLNNFTVNAVNEKNILNWNVSSESGYTSYIIQKSIDGNSFTDIGTLKAKNAAAVKTYSYTDESFMEASLYYRIKIVDVAGDIKYSSVVSVKAPITSVIKVINNSFTGSISINTPPEVLPAIVSLYDQQGRMIYTSTMTQTISSINTSFKKGIYILKVTGSDKIPVVQKIIVAGTR encoded by the coding sequence ATGAAGTTTGTTTTGAATTTTTTTATTGCGCTTTTTTTTATAACTACTATTCAAGCGCAATGTCCCCCGGGAGCATCAGGTATTGAAGTAAGAAATCCAACCTGTACAGGTGGATGCGGTGTATTATTACAAGGTTGGCCGCCCGGAGTTATTGTTAACATATTTACTGCAGTTCCACTCGATTCTATAGGTTCTTCTGGTGTTATCGGCCCTTCAGGTGCTGCTTTTGTATGTATCCCTTGTCATCAGGATCTGATCTTTGCTTCTAATGTTCCCAATGCTTTAAATGGTTGTGTTATTATATACAATGTTGTGTTGCCGGTTACTCTTAATAATTTCACTGTTAATGCTGTCAATGAAAAGAACATACTTAACTGGAATGTTTCTTCTGAGTCCGGGTATACTTCATACATTATACAAAAAAGTATTGATGGCAACAGTTTTACAGATATTGGCACATTGAAAGCAAAGAATGCTGCCGCTGTAAAAACATATTCTTATACAGACGAATCATTTATGGAAGCGTCGCTTTACTATCGTATAAAAATTGTAGATGTAGCAGGGGATATAAAATATTCTTCAGTAGTTTCTGTAAAAGCTCCTATAACATCAGTAATTAAAGTAATTAATAATTCTTTTACTGGTAGTATTTCCATTAATACACCTCCCGAAGTTTTACCTGCCATTGTCAGCTTGTATGATCAACAAGGAAGAATGATTTATACAAGTACGATGACTCAGACCATATCATCTATAAATACTTCTTTTAAAAAAGGTATTTACATACTTAAGGTAACAGGTAGTGATAAAATACCTGTAGTACAAAAGATCATTGTAGCTGGGACTAGATAG
- a CDS encoding PhzF family phenazine biosynthesis protein gives MTLYQIDAFTNKLFHGNPAAVVPLEQWIDDKLMQQLALENNLAETVFFIPSQNENADFDIRWFTPEIEINLCGHATLASAYVLYELLDFKKDKIVFSSKSGLLTITKNAGKYIMDFPSWKPQPYSSYPLHLSEILGNVKIVNVSKNRDLLVELENEDAVKNCTPDFTALKKTGEKVIITAKGSNADFVSRFFAPSAGINEDPVTGSAHSQLIPYWSAKLNKNKLHAFQLSQRGGELWCEQLNEERVSIGGQCVFYMKGAFEV, from the coding sequence ATGACATTATATCAAATAGATGCATTTACAAATAAATTATTTCATGGTAATCCTGCGGCTGTAGTGCCTTTGGAGCAGTGGATAGATGATAAGTTGATGCAGCAATTGGCGTTGGAAAATAATTTGGCCGAAACTGTTTTCTTTATTCCTTCCCAAAATGAAAACGCCGATTTCGATATTCGTTGGTTTACACCTGAAATTGAAATTAATTTATGTGGGCATGCTACATTGGCGTCTGCCTATGTTTTATATGAGTTATTGGATTTTAAAAAAGATAAGATCGTATTTAGTTCTAAAAGTGGGTTATTAACTATTACAAAAAATGCCGGCAAGTATATAATGGATTTTCCCTCGTGGAAACCACAACCGTATAGCTCTTATCCTCTTCATCTATCAGAAATATTAGGAAACGTAAAAATTGTAAACGTTTCAAAAAATAGAGATCTTTTAGTAGAATTGGAAAATGAAGATGCTGTAAAAAATTGTACGCCGGATTTTACAGCATTAAAAAAAACAGGAGAAAAAGTTATCATCACAGCAAAAGGAAGTAATGCCGATTTCGTTTCCCGCTTCTTTGCTCCATCTGCCGGTATAAATGAAGATCCTGTTACGGGTTCTGCACATTCTCAATTAATTCCTTATTGGTCTGCAAAGTTGAATAAAAATAAGCTGCATGCATTTCAATTATCGCAACGCGGAGGCGAACTTTGGTGCGAACAGTTAAATGAAGAGAGAGTCTCCATCGGCGGCCAGTGTGTGTTCTATATGAAAGGAGCATTTGAAGTATAG
- a CDS encoding DUF1648 domain-containing protein, whose amino-acid sequence MKTRPRLKAELTLRDKLLEIAAIVLLVFIWCLPFFVFSNLPQTIPIHFNTSGQVNEYGSRSSIFILPSVATFIYLLLTIINRYPYLHNYPVNVTEENALTLYANSTKMLRYLKMIILIIFSMIEVTTYLMTIGKSNGLGIWFLPAILLVTLVPAVYFVINHIKQQNDIISNRCIYK is encoded by the coding sequence ATGAAAACAAGACCACGTTTAAAAGCTGAACTTACTCTTCGTGATAAACTACTTGAAATAGCTGCTATAGTCTTGCTGGTTTTTATTTGGTGTTTGCCTTTTTTTGTCTTTTCAAACTTGCCCCAAACAATTCCAATACATTTTAATACTTCAGGGCAAGTAAATGAATACGGCAGCAGATCATCTATTTTTATTTTACCTTCTGTTGCTACTTTCATTTACCTGCTACTTACAATAATAAACAGGTATCCTTATTTGCATAACTATCCGGTAAATGTAACGGAAGAAAACGCATTGACGCTGTATGCAAATTCAACTAAAATGCTTAGATACCTTAAAATGATAATACTTATTATCTTTAGTATGATAGAGGTAACAACTTATTTAATGACAATCGGGAAAAGCAATGGATTAGGCATATGGTTTTTGCCGGCTATACTTTTAGTGACCCTTGTTCCTGCTGTTTATTTCGTAATCAATCATATAAAACAACAAAATGACATTATATCAAATAGATGCATTTACAAATAA